TTTCAAATTTGGGTCTTCCACAGAAAACGTTCTTCTCAGCCAGATACCGTTGGTTTTCCAGAGAGTGCGGGGTTGTCTTTCAGTATCTCCAAAGGGAGCGCCGCCGATTTTCCATTTGTTGGCGTCAAAACTGAGTTGATGCCAATTGGTGGCCGGGATGCTCTCTGTATAAGCAGCGGTATAGGCATTTTCCTGGCTGGTGGGCAACACCGTTTGGTAGCGCCCTTCTTCTTCCTGGCCTAAAAACCGGTACGTCTTTCCGTCTACCTTTATCAGGCCCAAGAGCGGTTGATTGGCATAACTCCAATGCTTGGTGGGGCTGGCATTCAGCTCATCGGTGGTGGACCAGATACTTAGGTAGGGGTCATGGGTGATAAGCGGATAGGCCGGGGCACGCCGCACCTGCGCTCCTACCAAATGACTTAAGATCAGGCATAGAAATAAGAAGCTGGCAGTACACCTGAATATTGGTCTGCGAAGGGACATAGCGGGAGGAGATTTAAAGTTATCAAAAACAGGGTTCTTCTCTGGGAAGTTATGAAAGCCAATTTGATTCTAAATTTTGAGTTAGGCCACTTCCTGAAAAGAAATACAGAATATTGACAGCTAAATCTACAATTGTACCAGCCTATGCTGGGAGAAGAGGGTTGTAAAAGGACTTATTCCCTTCCCTTTTGCAAAGCTGACTCGGCCATGCCCAAGAGATTGAAAAAAATCAAAGCCTATAAAAAAAAAGCGGAGGCCATTCTACATCTCTGTAAAATGACCTCCGCTTTTAAAGTAATAAAGGGAATAGCTCTGTGGCTAAACTGCTTATGGATTATTGTTTCCAGCCGCCGCCCAGGGCCCGGTAAATGTTTACCATGGCGTTCATCTGCTGGATCTTGGTTTCAATCAGATCAAACCTGGACTCCAGCGCCTCGCGTTGGGTGAGCAATACTTCCAAATAATCTGCCCGGGCAGACCGGAACAGCTGGTTGGAAATATCAATGGATTGGGCCAGCGCCTCCACCTCTTTAGATTTAAACTGGTAGCTCTTCTCCAGGTTATTGATTCTGGCCAGTTGGTTCACTACCTCTATGTTCGCGTTGAGGATGGTGCGTTCATAGTTATACACCGCCTGCAATTGCTGGGCATTGGCCCCCAGGTACATGGCCTTGATGGCGTTCTTATTCACCAAAGGCGCGGTAATGTCGCCGGCTAGCGAAAACAGGATGGACTCCGGGTTCAGCAAATGGCTGGGGCTGAAGGCCTGCAAGCCAATGCCCGCCGTCAGTCCCAAAGAAGGATAGAACCGGGCTTTGGCCACCTGCACGTCCAACTTGGCTGCCTCTAACTGCAGCTCGGCCTGCTTAATGTCCGGGCGGTTGGCCAACAGCTGCGCCGGAATACCCGCCTGAATGGTCTTGGGCACCAGGTCCTCAAACGTCTGACTCCCCCGCTGCACCGGCTGCGGGAACCGGCCCACCAGGAAGTTGATCCGGTTCTCGGTCTCCACTATCTTTTGCTGGATGTCATATTGCAGGCTCTGGGTATGAAGCACCTGGGCCTGGAACCGGCGCACCGCCAATTCGGTGACCCGGGCGGCTTCTTTCTGCACCTTTACAATCTCCAGGGCGTTGCTTTGCAGCTTCATGTTCTGCTGCACTATGGCCAGTTGGTTGTCCAGGGCCAGCAACTCATAGTAAGAGTTGGCTATCTCGGCAATCAGGTTGGTGACCATGAAGTTTTTACCTTCCACGCTGGCCAGGTACCGGTTCACGGCAGATTTACGCGCATTGCGCAGCTTGTGCCAGATGTCCACTTCCCAGGTAGCGTAGGCGCCTCCCATGATATCCGTCAGCGGCTCCGGCATTTCGCGGCCCGGCTCCATTTCAGTGGTGGCCTCCATGGCGCCAATGTTGGTGAACCTGGCCACTTTCTCCACGCCGGCACCGCCTCTCAGCCCCACCGACGGCAGATACTCCCCTTTCCGGGCAAGCACCTCGTTCTGGGTGATCTGGATTTCCTGCAGGGTGATGTTCAACTCCTGGTTGTTCTGCAAGGCGGTGTCAATCAAGGCCGTAAGGCTAGGATCGGCAAAGAACTCCTGCCACTTTAACTGGGCTGTGTTGGTGGTATCCTGCGAGTTGACATAGCTCGCAGGAACCGCCTTGCTGGCCGTCTTTTGCACCAACGTGGGCAAATTACAGGCCGTAAACGTGAGGGAAACGAACGCTACCCCCACCCATTTATATATTCTGTTTTTATCCATGATCTTACTTTTCTTCAATGAGCGGGAAACTATCATCGGCGTAGACATACCCTTCGGTTAATGGGGTTTCATGCTCGTCCCTGATCAGGTGACGGCCGTCCGCCATCTTCGCGAAGATGTAGTACAGCCCCGGGATGATCACCACCCCAAAAATGGTCCCGAACAACATGCCGCCCAAGGCAGAAGCACCAATGGTTCTGTTACCGATAGCCCCTGCGCCGGTGGCCACAATCAAAGGAATAAGACCGGCCACAAACGCGAAGGAGGTCATGAGGATAGGACGGAAACGCACGCGGGCCCCTTCAATGGCGGCCTCCAGAATGGTGTAGCCCTGCAGACGCTTCTGCACCGCAAACTCCACAATCAACACCGCGTTTTTACCCAGCAGCCCCACCAGCATGATCATACCTACCTGGGCATAAATGTTGTTCTCCAGCCCCATCAGCTTCAGGAGCAAAAAGGAACCGAAAATCCCGACCGGCAAGGAAAGCACAACCGCAAACGGAAGGATAAAGCTCTCATACTGGGCCGCCAACACAAAGTAGACAAACAGCAACACCACCAGGAATACATACAAAGACTCATTCCCCCGGATGGACTCATCATAAGAAAGGCCTTCCCAGGCAATGTCATAGCCTTTAGGTAAGCTGGTAGCGGCCACTTCCTGCACCGCCTGAATGGCATCTGCCGTGGTGTAGCCTTTGGCCGGAAGCCCCTGGATGGCCGCGGAATTGTACAGGTTGAAGCGCGTTACCTCATTGGGTCCCTGGGTTTTCTTCAGCTTCATGAAGGCCGAGTACGGGACCATCTCGCCCTGGTCGTTTTTGACAAACAGGTTCAGGATGTCAGAGGGCATTCTTCTGTATTTAGGGTCTGACTGCACGTACACCTTGAAGAACTGGTTGAACTTGATAAAGCCCTGCTCATAGGTACTACCAATCATGATGTTCAGGTTCTCCATGGCCTTGCCAATGGACACGCCTTTCTGCATGGCCAGGTTATTGTCAATCTGCAGTTCATACTGCGGATAATTGGCCGCGAAGAAAGTGAACAAGCCGCTGAGCTCTTTCCGCTTAGCCAGGTTCTCCATGAACTCCTTGTTGATTTTGTCAAACTCATGGTAGTCGGTGCTGGAGTTCTTGTCCAGCAAACGCATGGAGAAACCACCCGAAGAGCCGAATCCTGGAATAGCGGGCGGTTCAAAGAACTCTACCACCGCGCCCAGCCCTTTGGATTTCTCCTCCAGCTCTTCCATGATTTCCTTTACAGTATGCTCCCGGTCTGACCAGGGCTTCAGGTTGATCAAACAAGTTCCCGCGTTAGAGCCGCGACCTTCGGTCATGATCTCATACCCCGCCAAGGAAGACACAGATTCTACCCCTTCAATTTTGGAGACTACTTTCTGGAGCCTATGCGATACCTGGTTGGTGGTTTCCAGCGTGGAACCGGGCGGGGTCTGGATAATGGCGTAAATGGTACCCTGGTCTTCGTTGGGGATAAAACCCGCGGGCAGAATCTTGTTCTCAAAGAAAATACCTACCCCGAAGGCCAGGAGAATAGCCCAGGTAAGCCATCTTCTGCTCACAATGGACCTCAACAAGCCCACGTATTTGCCCGTCAGTTTCTCAAAACCGGTGTTAAAACCGTCCAGGGCTCTGGTCAATGGGTTACGCTTTTTGGGCTTGCCATGGTTGTTCTTCAACAGCATGGCACACAGCACCGGCGTGAGCGTCAAGGCAATCACCGCCGAAATCACAATGGAGCTGGCCATGGTGATGGAGAACTGTTTATAGAAAATACCCACCGGGCCCGACATGAACAGCAAGGGAATGAACACCGCGGTCATTACTAGCGTGATGGCTATGATAGCCCCGCCAATCTCCCGCAACACTTCAATAGTAGCCTTGTACGGGGAAAGGTGCGGCATTTCCTCCATTTTGGCGTGCACCGCCTCCACTACCACAATGGCGTTATCCACCACAATACCAATGGCCAACACCAACGCGAACAGCGTGATCAGGTTAATGGACAGGCCGAAGAACTGGATCACAAAGAAGGCCCCGATCAGTGACACCGGCACCGCCAGAATAGGAATCAAAGTAGAACGCCAGTCGCCCAGGAAGATGAACACCACCAGCGCCACCAGGATAAAGGCATCCCGCAGGGTGTGCAATACCTGGTCAATGGATGCATCCAGGAACTGCGACACGTCATAGCTGATCTTGTAGTCCATGCCCGGAGGAAAGGAGGCTTTCATTTCCTCCAGCTGGGTTTTCACATCTGCAATCACGTCACTGG
This Rufibacter radiotolerans DNA region includes the following protein-coding sequences:
- a CDS encoding TolC family protein — protein: MDKNRIYKWVGVAFVSLTFTACNLPTLVQKTASKAVPASYVNSQDTTNTAQLKWQEFFADPSLTALIDTALQNNQELNITLQEIQITQNEVLARKGEYLPSVGLRGGAGVEKVARFTNIGAMEATTEMEPGREMPEPLTDIMGGAYATWEVDIWHKLRNARKSAVNRYLASVEGKNFMVTNLIAEIANSYYELLALDNQLAIVQQNMKLQSNALEIVKVQKEAARVTELAVRRFQAQVLHTQSLQYDIQQKIVETENRINFLVGRFPQPVQRGSQTFEDLVPKTIQAGIPAQLLANRPDIKQAELQLEAAKLDVQVAKARFYPSLGLTAGIGLQAFSPSHLLNPESILFSLAGDITAPLVNKNAIKAMYLGANAQQLQAVYNYERTILNANIEVVNQLARINNLEKSYQFKSKEVEALAQSIDISNQLFRSARADYLEVLLTQREALESRFDLIETKIQQMNAMVNIYRALGGGWKQ
- a CDS encoding efflux RND transporter permease subunit, giving the protein MFSKFIHRPVFAIVISVMIVFVGGLAIKQLPISQFPDIAPTTVNIFIAYPGSSADVLVNSTLITLEQAINGVEGMRYIASDATSAGEATLRIIFEPGTDPNDAVIRVKTRVDQVMPLLPELVQREGVVITPIQPSMLMYVNLYSKEKSMDEKFLFNYATVKMIPEIQRIKGVARAQILGSRRYAMRVWLNPDRMRAYKISVEEVMEALAEQSIIGRPGRLGQSSGIAAQSLEYVLTYKGRYNKPAEYEDIIVRANAEGESIRLKDIATVELGSEFFDIYSNLNGMPSAAIVLKQNYGSNASDVIADVKTQLEEMKASFPPGMDYKISYDVSQFLDASIDQVLHTLRDAFILVALVVFIFLGDWRSTLIPILAVPVSLIGAFFVIQFFGLSINLITLFALVLAIGIVVDNAIVVVEAVHAKMEEMPHLSPYKATIEVLREIGGAIIAITLVMTAVFIPLLFMSGPVGIFYKQFSITMASSIVISAVIALTLTPVLCAMLLKNNHGKPKKRNPLTRALDGFNTGFEKLTGKYVGLLRSIVSRRWLTWAILLAFGVGIFFENKILPAGFIPNEDQGTIYAIIQTPPGSTLETTNQVSHRLQKVVSKIEGVESVSSLAGYEIMTEGRGSNAGTCLINLKPWSDREHTVKEIMEELEEKSKGLGAVVEFFEPPAIPGFGSSGGFSMRLLDKNSSTDYHEFDKINKEFMENLAKRKELSGLFTFFAANYPQYELQIDNNLAMQKGVSIGKAMENLNIMIGSTYEQGFIKFNQFFKVYVQSDPKYRRMPSDILNLFVKNDQGEMVPYSAFMKLKKTQGPNEVTRFNLYNSAAIQGLPAKGYTTADAIQAVQEVAATSLPKGYDIAWEGLSYDESIRGNESLYVFLVVLLFVYFVLAAQYESFILPFAVVLSLPVGIFGSFLLLKLMGLENNIYAQVGMIMLVGLLGKNAVLIVEFAVQKRLQGYTILEAAIEGARVRFRPILMTSFAFVAGLIPLIVATGAGAIGNRTIGASALGGMLFGTIFGVVIIPGLYYIFAKMADGRHLIRDEHETPLTEGYVYADDSFPLIEEK